The sequence GTGCAGGCCGAGACGCGCAGCCTGGCGTCGGAGGCGCTGTTCATCCAGTGCTGGGCATCGTCCAGGCCCGCAGCCTCGGCGCCAGCGTGGTCTATCCCTTCGACCAGCAGCATGCGCCAGGGTGTCGGGCGCAGGCCGCCAGCGTGGGTGCTGGCCAGGCGGGCCAGCGCAGATGCCGTCACACGGCCCAGTGGCGCGGCCACCAGCAGGCCCAGGCCGGCTTGCCAACCGGGCGGGGGGGCATCGCTGCTGCTGGTGCAGACGGGTTGCAGGGAGAGTTGTAGCTGGGGGAGAACGGGCAGGGCTGCATGTTCTGCCTGCCAGTCCTGCAGCAGGCGGGACAAGCGCCCTGGGTGCAGTCCCTGCGATCGCCGGGCCAGGGCCTGTGTGGCGCACCAGCGGGCCAGGGCCAGGGCCGCCTCCACAGCCTGTTGGGGCGATGGGGCCTTCCAGGCCATGGCCTGGCCCTCGGCCTGTACCAGCCAGGCCTGGCCGGTGCTGGCCTGCAGGCGCACATCGGCGGCCACCTGGGCCAGGCCGGCATGGTGGCCGCTGGCAATGGAAAAGCCGAATTTGGCGGGCAGGGCGTCCAGGTCTGGCGCCTGTGACAGCGCGGCTTGCAAGGCCTGGGCCAGCGCCTGCACGCCGTCACCCGCGCGCCACAGCGGATCAATGACCAGATTGCGCAGCCGCTCCGTGCGTGCATCGCTGTCCAGCAGGTCTTGCGCGGCCAGGGCCTGCAGCACCACGCGATGGCGATCGGGGGCGATGCCGCGCAGCTGCACATTGGCCCGGCTGGTGAGCTCCAGCAGGCCGCCGCCATGGTCCTGGGCCAGTTGTGCCAGCAGCAAGGCCTGCTGGGCCGTGAG comes from Comamonas sp. GB3 AK4-5 and encodes:
- the cobG gene encoding precorrin-3B synthase, with amino-acid sequence MSATSSHPAAHIRGWCPGAWQPMASGDGLVVRVRPPLGRLTAQQALLLAQLAQDHGGGLLELTSRANVQLRGIAPDRHRVVLQALAAQDLLDSDARTERLRNLVIDPLWRAGDGVQALAQALQAALSQAPDLDALPAKFGFSIASGHHAGLAQVAADVRLQASTGQAWLVQAEGQAMAWKAPSPQQAVEAALALARWCATQALARRSQGLHPGRLSRLLQDWQAEHAALPVLPQLQLSLQPVCTSSSDAPPPGWQAGLGLLVAAPLGRVTASALARLASTHAGGLRPTPWRMLLVEGIDHAGAEAAGLDDAQHWMNSASDARLRVSACTGAPGCQQALAPTQALALALAPHVPQGAHLHVSGCAKGCARQQPATVTLRAQAGDKAPMFEVIRHGTAHGLADAAWEAATLRDNPGLLFEEI